AATGCCAACCTTCGGTTCGGGTATCGACGATCATGATACTCTCGTCTTCCTGAGCATCGATCATGTAAGCGGTAAACTCACGCTCTCCCAGCGTCTCAACCTCATGAGGCGCAAAAGGATTCATTGCCTGCGGCATACCACGAAAAGTAGTGTTGTACAGTTCAGAAATTTTATTCTCAGGATCCTGGTTACGCATAACTTCAACGGTTTCACCATCATGGGTCACATTGAAAGAGAATAACTCTGGCGATATTTTTGCCTTTTTCCCCTCTGCCATCGCTATAGGAGAACTGGCAATAACTGCCCCCAGCAGAACACCTGCAAACACTTTTCTCATCATTTTCGACACCATCAATTCAGTTAATTATTATAAAACCCAGGAACAAAAAAGTTATAAGCTAATCCCTGTAAGTTATAACACATTTATACAGCAATCAAATTACCGGGTCACCTTTGCGCACTAGTGATTTAGTCTGATACCGATCCGGTAATTAAATAGAGAACCTGCAGTGAATCTATGCAACGAATCTATTGAACTGAGCTGATCACTGTGTAGACTACGCCCTTCTATCAGGTCAGGTATTATGATGCCA
The genomic region above belongs to Amphritea japonica ATCC BAA-1530 and contains:
- a CDS encoding rhodanese-like domain-containing protein: MMRKVFAGVLLGAVIASSPIAMAEGKKAKISPELFSFNVTHDGETVEVMRNQDPENKISELYNTTFRGMPQAMNPFAPHEVETLGEREFTAYMIDAQEDESIMIVDTRTEGWHFRLTIPGSVNYPFTLMKEKEDMEDALDDFGVAIDGENYDFDGAKTLVMFCNGYWCGQTPTMGRALLAAGYPEEKLKYYRGGMQAWTSLGLTVVGEAAE